One region of Syntrophobacter fumaroxidans MPOB genomic DNA includes:
- the hpt gene encoding hypoxanthine phosphoribosyltransferase — protein sequence MENYRLVERIDPHGVTKLVSELADRINRDYEGRSLLVIGILKGSFIFMADLVRRLSLPVKLDFVRLASYGDKAESSGRVQITKRIELPVQGHHVLVVEDIIDTGVTLKWFLEHLREHRPESVRVCALIDKRERREVEVPLDYVGISVEKGFLVGYGLDFSEKHRNLPGIFEVCFE from the coding sequence TTGGAGAACTACCGACTGGTCGAACGCATTGATCCCCACGGGGTGACGAAGCTCGTGAGTGAACTGGCCGATCGCATCAATCGGGACTATGAGGGACGGAGCCTGCTGGTCATCGGCATCCTCAAAGGGTCTTTCATCTTCATGGCCGACCTGGTGCGAAGGTTATCCCTTCCCGTGAAGCTGGATTTCGTGCGGCTCGCGAGTTACGGAGACAAAGCCGAGTCGAGCGGGCGGGTGCAGATCACCAAGCGTATCGAACTGCCGGTCCAGGGACATCACGTCCTGGTGGTGGAAGACATCATCGACACGGGCGTCACTCTGAAGTGGTTTCTGGAACATCTCCGCGAACACCGGCCGGAGTCGGTGAGGGTGTGCGCACTGATCGACAAGCGTGAACGGCGCGAGGTTGAAGTCCCATTGGACTACGTGGGCATTTCCGTCGAAAAGGGCTTTCTCGTCGGTTATGGTCTGGATTTCTCGGAGAAGCACCGGAACCTCCCCGGCATTTTCGAGGTGTGTTTCGAATAG
- a CDS encoding DUF3426 domain-containing protein — protein sequence MIVVCESCSTKFRLDPTKLKGTRTKVRCSRCGHTFTVERPEEDDLIPSQLTDGESEEDFPVEERPLPAPPPPPVRRFRLRRLVGWFVIALILGGGVYWLTDQQVPPGPGSGRVSKEAEQPNVTISDTLQAYFLQNAHAGQVFVVEGEVTNESKKPVSFVLLEGKLYTTDNQVVQKQRCYSGNIMSREEIARLGLTEIQNRMMNREGKNLKNVRIPASNRVPFMLVFHNLPELATLGDYSVEVVSSKYD from the coding sequence ATGATTGTTGTGTGTGAGTCTTGCAGCACGAAGTTTCGTCTGGATCCGACAAAACTGAAGGGAACCAGGACCAAGGTCAGATGTTCGCGCTGCGGCCATACCTTCACAGTCGAGCGGCCCGAGGAGGATGATCTCATTCCCTCCCAGCTCACGGATGGTGAAAGCGAGGAGGACTTCCCCGTAGAGGAACGGCCTCTGCCGGCCCCTCCTCCGCCCCCGGTGAGACGATTCCGGCTCCGTCGGCTGGTCGGCTGGTTCGTGATCGCGTTGATCCTGGGGGGCGGAGTCTACTGGCTCACGGACCAACAGGTTCCCCCTGGCCCCGGAAGCGGGCGCGTCTCCAAGGAAGCGGAACAGCCCAACGTGACCATATCGGATACGCTGCAGGCGTACTTTCTTCAGAATGCCCATGCGGGGCAGGTCTTTGTGGTGGAAGGAGAGGTGACCAACGAATCGAAGAAACCGGTCAGCTTTGTTCTGCTGGAGGGCAAACTCTACACCACCGACAACCAGGTTGTCCAAAAGCAGCGGTGCTATTCGGGGAACATCATGAGCCGCGAGGAAATCGCCCGCCTCGGGCTCACGGAAATACAGAACAGAATGATGAACCGGGAAGGCAAGAACCTGAAGAACGTCCGGATTCCCGCATCCAATCGAGTGCCATTCATGCTGGTCTTCCATAACCTTCCCGAGTTGGCAACCCTTGGAGATTACAGCGTTGAGGTGGTCAGCTCGAAGTACGATTGA
- the serS gene encoding serine--tRNA ligase, which yields MLDLRFVRDNVDKIDMMLRNRRMDLSLAPLIELDTQRRRILREVEELKFRRNKASEEISNLKREKKDSSLLIEEMKEVSRRVKTLDQELTVIEEHFRDFLLLIPNMPHESVPVGADEKDNPVAKTWGSKPELDFEPKPHWEIGEALGILDFERAAKIAGARFALYWKMGAALERALIAFMLDIHTKRHGYTEVLPPFIVNSTSLLGTGQLPKFKEDLFKLEDRDFYLVPTAEVPVTNIHMNETLEESELPKLYTAFTPCFRSEAGSYGKDTRGLIRQHQFNKVELVKLVKPESSYEELEKLLLDAERILQELGLHYRVVTLCTGDMGFSSAKTYDIEVWLPGQNTYREISSCSNFEDFQARRANIRFRRKGQSKTEFVHTLNGSGLAVGRTLVAILENGQQADGSVSIPPALRPYLGNIERID from the coding sequence ATGCTTGACCTACGATTTGTCCGCGACAACGTCGACAAGATCGACATGATGTTGCGGAATCGCCGGATGGATTTGAGCCTTGCCCCCCTGATCGAGCTGGATACCCAAAGGCGGCGTATTCTGCGCGAGGTGGAGGAACTCAAGTTTCGCCGGAACAAAGCCTCCGAAGAGATCTCGAACCTGAAAAGGGAAAAGAAGGATTCATCCCTTCTGATCGAGGAAATGAAGGAGGTCTCCCGGCGGGTCAAAACACTGGACCAGGAACTCACGGTCATCGAGGAGCATTTCCGGGATTTTCTCCTGCTGATTCCGAACATGCCTCACGAATCGGTTCCCGTCGGCGCGGACGAGAAGGACAATCCGGTGGCGAAAACCTGGGGGAGCAAACCGGAGCTGGATTTCGAGCCGAAACCCCACTGGGAGATAGGCGAAGCGCTGGGGATCCTCGATTTCGAACGTGCGGCAAAGATCGCCGGGGCCCGGTTCGCCCTCTACTGGAAAATGGGCGCCGCTCTGGAGCGCGCCCTGATCGCGTTCATGCTGGATATCCACACCAAGCGGCACGGATACACCGAGGTGCTGCCGCCGTTCATCGTGAACAGCACCAGCCTGCTCGGTACCGGGCAGCTTCCGAAGTTCAAGGAAGATCTGTTCAAACTGGAGGACAGGGACTTCTACCTCGTACCCACGGCCGAAGTTCCGGTGACCAACATTCACATGAACGAAACGCTTGAGGAGTCGGAACTGCCGAAGCTCTATACGGCGTTCACTCCGTGTTTCCGATCGGAGGCGGGGTCTTACGGCAAGGATACTCGCGGCCTGATCAGGCAGCATCAGTTCAACAAGGTCGAGCTGGTGAAGCTGGTCAAACCCGAGTCTTCCTACGAAGAGCTCGAGAAACTGCTTCTCGACGCGGAGCGGATCCTGCAGGAACTGGGGCTGCACTACCGGGTGGTCACGCTCTGCACGGGCGACATGGGTTTCTCTTCCGCCAAGACTTATGACATCGAAGTCTGGCTGCCCGGACAGAACACGTACAGGGAGATTTCATCCTGCAGCAATTTCGAGGACTTTCAAGCACGACGAGCGAACATTCGCTTTCGGCGCAAAGGACAGAGCAAGACCGAGTTCGTTCACACTCTGAACGGATCCGGGTTGGCGGTGGGACGAACACTGGTCGCGATTCTCGAAAACGGTCAGCAAGCCGACGGCAGCGTATCGATCCCTCCTGCATTGCGCCCATACCTGGGAAACATCGAAAGAATTGATTGA
- a CDS encoding HU family DNA-binding protein, whose amino-acid sequence MTKSELIETLAKAEGITLKAAETAVNVAFQSMENALIRSDRLEIRGFGSFKVKNYEGYKGRNPKTGELIEVNSKKLPFFKVGKELKERVNGSEGES is encoded by the coding sequence ATGACTAAGAGCGAACTCATCGAAACGTTGGCCAAGGCCGAAGGAATCACCCTGAAAGCTGCCGAGACGGCCGTCAACGTTGCATTCCAGAGCATGGAAAATGCTCTCATTCGGTCGGATCGCCTGGAAATCCGCGGCTTTGGAAGCTTTAAGGTCAAGAACTACGAAGGCTATAAGGGCAGGAACCCCAAAACCGGTGAGCTCATAGAAGTCAATTCCAAGAAGCTGCCGTTCTTCAAGGTGGGCAAGGAGCTCAAGGAGCGCGTAAACGGCTCCGAAGGCGAGTCGTAA
- a CDS encoding acylphosphatase, with the protein MDKRRAHVWISGRVHGVAFRAYTQEAAYHLGIGGWVRNLPDGRVEAVFEGDADKVARMVEWCRKGSPMSRVTEVEVREEDFRGEFVRFEITFGRWGA; encoded by the coding sequence ATGGATAAACGGCGCGCCCACGTGTGGATATCGGGGCGGGTGCATGGTGTGGCCTTCCGTGCCTATACGCAAGAGGCGGCCTACCACCTGGGCATCGGCGGATGGGTCAGAAACCTCCCGGACGGCAGGGTCGAAGCCGTATTCGAGGGGGATGCCGACAAGGTCGCACGGATGGTCGAATGGTGCCGGAAAGGCAGTCCCATGAGTCGCGTGACCGAAGTGGAAGTGAGGGAGGAAGATTTCCGGGGAGAATTTGTCCGATTCGAAATAACCTTTGGAAGATGGGGGGCCTGA
- the ligA gene encoding NAD-dependent DNA ligase LigA, whose translation MPDREKAHARIEALREEIRHHNYLYYVLDRPEISDEAYDGLFRELVRLEESYPALITPDSPTQRVGAAPAEKFLPFPHTIPMLSLENAMSEAEVFEFARRVRKILGDRGDVDFMAEPKMDGLAVELVYENGELTGAGTRGDGYVGEDVTRNAKTIRAIPLKLYAGAGGASPPARIAVRGEVYMDRKDFAALNRSREQAGEPLFANPRNAAAGSLRQLDPSVTAARSLKAFFYGVGEVSGYRFKTQAQTLEQLRRWGLPVNPLSRVCPSIEDAVSFYNEIAAGRDALPFEIDGVVVKVNSIEWQEMLGEKSRSPRWAIAYKFSPHQARTRVLDIKVQVGRTGVLTPVAELEPVTVGGVTVRRATLHNQDEVERKDIRVRDQVMVRRAGDVIPEVVEVIGEARTGGEEVFQMPGQCPSCGSEVVRLPEEAVHRCLNRNCPAQIKASLRHFASRDAMNIEGLGKNIVSMLVDRGIVESVSDLYRLSVETLEQLPGFAGKSSRNLVESIERSKKTNLADFLYALGIYHVGSHVARLLAERFGTLDAVRRASVEELMSVNGVGEVVARSVVHYFSLPANRTLVESLLSAGLEMAATEPEAGPVDAFWNGKTVVFTGALSSMTRSNAAALTASRGARVSDSVSRKTDIVVAGADPGSKVEKARQLGITILDEREFLERLGM comes from the coding sequence ATGCCGGACCGCGAGAAAGCACATGCCAGGATTGAGGCCTTGAGGGAGGAAATCCGGCATCACAACTATCTCTATTATGTCCTCGACCGTCCGGAAATCAGCGATGAGGCCTACGACGGGCTGTTTCGCGAACTGGTCCGTTTGGAAGAATCCTACCCGGCGCTCATCACGCCCGATTCGCCGACACAGAGGGTGGGGGCGGCCCCGGCCGAGAAATTCCTGCCCTTTCCCCATACGATACCCATGTTGAGTCTCGAGAACGCGATGTCGGAGGCGGAAGTCTTCGAGTTTGCCCGTCGGGTGCGGAAGATCCTGGGAGACAGGGGCGACGTCGACTTCATGGCGGAGCCGAAGATGGACGGGCTGGCGGTTGAACTGGTCTATGAAAACGGTGAGCTGACCGGTGCCGGCACCCGGGGCGACGGGTATGTGGGAGAGGACGTGACACGCAACGCAAAGACCATAAGGGCGATTCCCCTGAAGCTCTACGCGGGTGCGGGGGGGGCTTCCCCGCCGGCTCGGATTGCCGTCCGGGGCGAAGTCTACATGGACAGGAAGGACTTTGCCGCCCTCAACAGGAGCCGCGAACAAGCCGGTGAGCCGCTTTTCGCAAATCCACGCAATGCCGCGGCGGGATCGTTGCGTCAGCTCGATCCTTCGGTCACCGCGGCGCGTTCACTGAAAGCTTTTTTCTACGGTGTGGGAGAAGTGTCGGGTTATCGCTTCAAGACCCAGGCACAGACCCTGGAGCAGCTCCGTCGGTGGGGTCTTCCCGTCAATCCTCTGTCCAGGGTCTGCCCGTCCATCGAGGATGCCGTGAGCTTCTACAATGAGATTGCGGCAGGACGGGACGCTCTGCCTTTTGAAATCGACGGCGTGGTCGTGAAGGTGAATTCCATCGAGTGGCAGGAAATGCTTGGTGAAAAATCCAGAAGCCCCCGATGGGCCATTGCGTATAAGTTTTCGCCCCACCAGGCGCGGACTCGGGTCCTCGACATCAAGGTGCAGGTGGGTCGGACCGGAGTACTGACCCCGGTGGCGGAATTGGAGCCCGTGACGGTGGGCGGCGTCACCGTCAGAAGGGCGACTCTGCACAATCAGGATGAGGTGGAGCGCAAAGACATTCGTGTGCGCGACCAGGTGATGGTGCGCCGCGCGGGGGACGTGATTCCGGAGGTCGTCGAGGTCATCGGGGAAGCCAGGACGGGTGGTGAGGAGGTTTTCCAGATGCCCGGGCAGTGCCCTTCCTGCGGGTCGGAGGTCGTGCGCCTGCCGGAAGAAGCGGTCCATCGCTGTCTGAATCGCAACTGTCCGGCTCAAATCAAGGCGTCCCTGCGTCATTTTGCGAGCCGGGACGCAATGAATATCGAAGGTCTGGGCAAGAACATCGTTTCGATGCTTGTGGACCGGGGCATCGTTGAATCGGTGTCGGACCTCTACCGGCTGAGCGTCGAGACACTGGAGCAGCTCCCGGGGTTTGCCGGAAAGTCGTCCCGCAACCTGGTCGAATCGATCGAGAGAAGCAAGAAGACCAACCTGGCGGATTTCCTCTACGCGCTCGGCATCTATCACGTGGGGAGCCACGTTGCCCGGTTGCTGGCGGAGCGATTCGGGACGCTCGATGCCGTACGCCGGGCTTCCGTGGAGGAGCTGATGAGCGTCAACGGCGTCGGAGAGGTGGTGGCCAGGAGCGTGGTCCATTATTTCTCGCTTCCCGCCAATCGGACGCTGGTCGAAAGCCTGCTGAGCGCGGGACTCGAGATGGCGGCCACCGAGCCTGAAGCCGGGCCGGTGGATGCATTCTGGAACGGGAAGACGGTTGTTTTCACCGGCGCGCTCAGCTCGATGACCCGATCGAATGCGGCGGCCCTGACGGCATCGAGGGGGGCCAGGGTGTCCGACAGTGTGAGCAGGAAGACGGACATCGTCGTGGCCGGTGCCGATCCGGGATCGAAGGTCGAAAAGGCAAGACAGTTAGGGATTACGATCCTGGATGAAAGGGAATTTCTCGAGCGACTCGGGATGTAA
- a CDS encoding nucleoside phosphorylase — translation MSGLAIPTDASAAAMETDENLALIEPRKGKREKALPPAAVLIFTPLDLEVFSSRFPQRPSMNNRIYLSDAYAGEYGGVPIALVGPMLGAPQAVMVLEKMIALGVRKVFAVGWCGSLQGRVSVGDVVVPDTAVSEEGTSDHYPLGGDALRGPSNELRDSLIADLSARGVKVHEGSVWTTDAPYRETRRKVLQYQNSGVLAVDMETSALLTVAAFRQIRLAVVLTVSDELHSMHWVHGYREPRFLETREKVVDAVLSVVARRMKEE, via the coding sequence ATGAGCGGGCTCGCAATTCCAACAGACGCTTCTGCCGCTGCAATGGAAACGGATGAGAACCTGGCCCTCATAGAACCTCGGAAGGGAAAGCGGGAAAAAGCTTTGCCGCCGGCGGCCGTGTTGATCTTTACCCCTCTTGACCTGGAAGTTTTTTCCAGTCGTTTTCCTCAACGTCCCAGCATGAACAACAGGATCTATCTCTCCGATGCATACGCGGGAGAATATGGAGGGGTGCCGATTGCACTGGTCGGGCCGATGCTCGGCGCTCCGCAGGCCGTCATGGTATTGGAGAAGATGATCGCATTGGGGGTGAGAAAGGTTTTTGCGGTCGGCTGGTGCGGGTCTCTTCAGGGGCGGGTGAGCGTTGGGGACGTGGTCGTCCCCGACACCGCGGTCAGTGAAGAGGGGACGTCCGATCATTATCCCCTGGGAGGCGACGCTTTACGGGGACCTTCCAATGAGCTTCGCGATTCGCTCATTGCGGACCTGTCGGCGAGGGGGGTCAAGGTACACGAGGGGTCTGTCTGGACTACCGACGCCCCTTATCGTGAAACTCGTCGGAAGGTGTTGCAGTACCAGAATTCCGGTGTCCTGGCCGTGGACATGGAGACGTCGGCTCTGCTCACCGTGGCCGCTTTCAGGCAGATTCGGCTGGCTGTGGTTCTGACCGTTTCCGATGAGCTGCATTCGATGCACTGGGTGCACGGGTACAGAGAGCCGAGGTTCCTGGAGACCAGGGAGAAAGTGGTGGACGCCGTGCTTTCGGTGGTTGCCCGGAGGATGAAAGAAGAGTGA
- a CDS encoding HU family DNA-binding protein, whose translation MTKADLVIKMADGTGITKAAAEKALNNLIAAVSAALAKGDKITLVGFGTFDVAKRAKREGRNPRTGQAITIPASKVVRFKAGNKLRDAIK comes from the coding sequence ATGACGAAAGCCGATCTGGTTATCAAAATGGCCGATGGAACGGGCATCACCAAAGCCGCTGCGGAAAAGGCTCTGAACAATCTTATCGCGGCCGTCAGTGCGGCACTTGCCAAGGGTGACAAGATCACCCTGGTGGGTTTCGGAACGTTCGACGTGGCCAAGCGGGCCAAGCGCGAAGGCCGCAATCCCCGAACCGGTCAGGCCATCACCATTCCTGCTTCGAAGGTGGTGAGGTTCAAGGCCGGCAACAAGCTCAGAGACGCGATCAAATAA
- a CDS encoding YHS domain-containing protein, with product MKRLLIVLVLALGLMLSGFAFAPEAADAGKAQTNCPVMGGKIDRTVFADYQGKRVYFCCTGCVEDFRKDPDKYIRKLESEGVELEKTSDAK from the coding sequence ATGAAGAGGTTGTTGATTGTGCTCGTGCTTGCACTCGGACTGATGTTGTCCGGATTTGCATTCGCTCCGGAAGCCGCGGACGCGGGGAAAGCTCAGACGAACTGCCCTGTGATGGGTGGAAAGATCGACAGGACGGTTTTCGCGGATTACCAGGGGAAACGGGTGTATTTTTGCTGCACCGGCTGTGTCGAAGACTTCCGGAAAGATCCTGACAAGTACATCAGAAAGCTCGAGTCCGAAGGCGTGGAGCTTGAGAAAACCTCCGACGCCAAGTGA
- a CDS encoding M23 family metallopeptidase encodes MKKFVIKTIPGRPDHRIPRTRWMRGKHVFIALVVLGFAFGSYSLLQTPDEKVPATPAAPATTAEPATPVSLDYPDAFAVRSQYLERFAIRHHIVRAGESLSGIVESSGLPAAVIGQWEKSCRNFPALSQIKPDDELIIHVGRSDNQPVKLILSAAQGSTYTLRRVGTEWNCRDDGSSPLPIGNTVRGVYAEDLYESCIGAGLPAALVADLTDIFAYDVDFNSDLKEGDTFVVHYEDWVKDGRKSRPGVILAAEFTASGQRLQAFLYQFPDGATEYFDAKGTSLRKPFLKSPLNYRRIMAASNYKPLKPILKIYRPHLGVDYTAPKGTPVSAVGDGTVAAMGRTDKAGRFIQIVHKGGYKTHYGHLSAFSKGLAKGRKVTQGEIIGLVGSTDASTTPYLDFRFVRNGKPVNYLKSDFPRSRTIPKTLRLDFEKKRDLGQAALDGSSAPTANTAEGPTSG; translated from the coding sequence ATGAAGAAGTTCGTGATCAAAACCATCCCCGGCAGACCCGACCACCGAATTCCCAGGACGCGATGGATGAGAGGCAAGCACGTCTTCATCGCGCTCGTGGTCCTCGGCTTTGCCTTCGGATCGTACAGCCTGCTCCAGACACCGGATGAGAAGGTCCCGGCGACGCCTGCCGCGCCCGCGACGACCGCCGAACCCGCGACCCCCGTCTCCCTTGATTATCCCGATGCCTTCGCCGTGCGTTCCCAGTATCTCGAGCGGTTTGCCATACGGCATCACATCGTTCGCGCCGGCGAATCCCTCTCCGGGATCGTCGAGTCCTCGGGCCTTCCCGCGGCGGTCATCGGCCAGTGGGAAAAATCCTGCCGCAACTTCCCCGCGCTCAGCCAGATCAAGCCCGACGACGAGCTCATCATACACGTGGGCCGCAGCGACAACCAGCCGGTGAAGCTCATCCTGTCCGCGGCTCAAGGTTCCACGTACACGCTGCGCAGAGTCGGCACCGAATGGAACTGCCGGGATGACGGGAGCAGCCCTCTGCCCATCGGAAACACGGTCCGGGGCGTTTATGCCGAGGATCTCTACGAATCTTGCATCGGAGCCGGTCTGCCGGCGGCCCTCGTGGCGGATCTGACCGATATCTTCGCCTACGACGTCGACTTCAACTCGGATCTGAAAGAAGGCGACACCTTCGTCGTCCACTACGAAGATTGGGTGAAGGACGGCCGGAAATCGCGGCCGGGGGTCATCCTGGCGGCCGAGTTCACGGCTTCCGGGCAGCGCTTGCAGGCTTTCCTCTACCAGTTCCCGGACGGGGCCACGGAATACTTCGACGCCAAGGGAACGTCGCTTCGCAAACCCTTTCTGAAGAGCCCCCTGAACTACCGGCGGATCATGGCCGCATCGAACTACAAGCCTTTGAAACCGATTCTCAAGATCTACCGGCCGCACCTGGGCGTGGATTACACGGCACCGAAGGGAACGCCGGTCAGCGCGGTGGGAGACGGGACGGTCGCGGCCATGGGAAGAACGGACAAGGCGGGCCGCTTCATCCAGATCGTGCACAAAGGCGGCTACAAGACCCATTACGGTCACCTGTCCGCCTTCAGCAAAGGACTCGCAAAAGGCAGGAAGGTGACTCAGGGTGAAATCATCGGCCTGGTGGGCTCCACCGATGCCTCGACGACGCCCTACCTCGACTTCCGCTTCGTCCGTAACGGTAAACCGGTCAATTATCTCAAGTCGGATTTCCCCCGCTCCCGCACCATTCCGAAAACGCTGCGGCTCGATTTTGAAAAAAAGCGCGACCTCGGCCAGGCCGCCCTCGACGGCAGTTCCGCCCCCACGGCGAATACCGCCGAAGGTCCGACCAGCGGGTGA
- the priA gene encoding replication restart helicase PriA has product MAGPFAEVSIFSALEKTLHYAIPSELNAGARPGARVLVPLGRRSATGLILARADCPPPDMPPEVRLKPILAVLDDAPVLTPDLIALCRWLASYYFYPVGEVLQTALPSGATNAPQVFVRLTPAGEERAETQRDEIGELLHRRGPTALAELEAACGSPRGFRQKLRELENRGLVERCHEWRCGLPGPKTVKVVRLAGEPDPGPIEHNANLKSLVALLRGADAGIPLSVVRREVRNADYWLRKLAAAGTVRVEEREEERTFRLAQALPEAPPPRLTPDQQEVFDAVSPYLASGPFQPFMLFGVTGSGKTEVYMRLVEETLKRGRGALVLVPEIGLSTQLEALFRQRFGERLAVWHSGVPEGARHDQWRDILAGRRTVVLGARSAVFMPVRDPGLIVVDEEHDPSYKQDDHLRYHARDAALVRARLLGIPVVLGSATPSLQTIHQSRLERYRPLLLPRRILDRPLPTLEIVDMRRESSRARILSHRLRTALAETLQAGDQALLFLNRRGFATCFLCGVCGAVLQCSSCSVSLTYHQREKILRCHYCGKEEAVPERCPACGHAGLFPLGFGTERVEEEVRRELPDARIVRIDRDTVSRPEDLVESLDAVRSGRANVLIGTQMVGKGHDFPDITLVGVINADTALQFPDFRAGETTVQLLMQVAGRAGRGEQPGRVILQTYNQFHYTLEAVLALDYERFCDIELQSREQLRYPPFARFLKFLVTSRSEAQTREAARRLAALCRETAERFDASGRPAAVLGPSPAPLLKLKDRYRWHVFVKAWTSRDLQDFTETVLSGARSDPALRRVQLAVDRDPMMSM; this is encoded by the coding sequence GTGGCGGGTCCTTTCGCGGAAGTATCGATTTTCAGCGCTCTCGAGAAGACCCTGCACTACGCGATTCCCTCCGAGCTGAACGCCGGGGCGCGCCCCGGCGCGCGCGTGCTGGTCCCCCTGGGAAGAAGAAGCGCCACCGGGCTCATCCTGGCCCGCGCCGACTGCCCTCCCCCGGACATGCCCCCGGAGGTCCGCCTGAAGCCAATCCTGGCAGTCCTGGACGACGCTCCCGTGCTCACTCCCGATCTCATCGCACTGTGCCGCTGGCTTGCTTCCTACTACTTCTATCCTGTGGGAGAAGTCCTCCAGACGGCCCTTCCCTCCGGGGCGACCAACGCCCCGCAAGTCTTCGTGCGCCTTACGCCCGCGGGGGAGGAACGGGCCGAAACGCAACGGGACGAAATCGGGGAGTTGCTGCATCGCCGGGGGCCGACGGCTCTTGCCGAGCTCGAAGCCGCCTGCGGCTCGCCGCGAGGCTTCCGTCAAAAGCTCAGGGAACTTGAAAACCGGGGGCTGGTGGAACGGTGCCATGAATGGCGATGCGGATTGCCCGGCCCGAAGACGGTCAAGGTGGTCCGCCTGGCAGGTGAACCGGATCCCGGGCCGATCGAGCACAACGCCAACCTGAAGTCGCTCGTCGCGCTCCTGCGGGGAGCGGATGCCGGTATCCCGCTGAGCGTGGTGCGCCGGGAAGTGCGAAACGCCGACTACTGGCTGCGCAAGCTCGCGGCCGCAGGAACGGTGCGGGTGGAAGAGCGGGAGGAGGAACGCACGTTCCGGCTCGCGCAGGCCTTGCCGGAAGCCCCGCCGCCGCGGCTCACCCCGGACCAGCAGGAGGTTTTCGACGCGGTTTCCCCGTATCTCGCAAGCGGGCCTTTCCAGCCGTTCATGCTGTTCGGGGTCACCGGAAGCGGCAAGACCGAAGTCTACATGCGGCTGGTCGAGGAAACGCTCAAACGGGGGCGCGGCGCGCTCGTCCTGGTGCCTGAAATCGGCCTCAGCACCCAGCTCGAAGCCCTCTTCCGGCAGCGTTTCGGCGAGCGGCTCGCGGTCTGGCACAGCGGCGTCCCGGAAGGAGCCCGGCACGATCAGTGGCGGGACATCCTGGCGGGCCGCAGGACCGTGGTGCTCGGCGCCCGGTCGGCCGTCTTCATGCCCGTTCGCGATCCGGGCCTCATCGTGGTGGACGAGGAACACGACCCGTCGTACAAGCAGGACGACCACCTGCGCTACCACGCGCGCGACGCGGCGCTGGTGCGGGCGCGGCTCCTGGGAATCCCGGTGGTGCTCGGATCGGCCACCCCCAGCCTGCAGACCATCCACCAGAGCAGGCTGGAACGCTACCGCCCGCTCCTCCTGCCTCGGCGCATCCTGGACCGCCCGCTGCCGACCCTCGAGATCGTGGACATGCGCCGCGAGTCCTCGCGCGCCCGCATCCTTTCTCATCGGCTGCGCACGGCCCTGGCGGAAACCCTGCAGGCGGGCGACCAGGCCCTTCTCTTTCTCAACCGGCGAGGCTTCGCCACCTGTTTCTTATGCGGTGTCTGCGGCGCGGTGCTTCAGTGCTCTTCGTGCAGCGTCAGTCTCACCTATCACCAGCGGGAGAAGATCCTGCGCTGCCACTACTGCGGGAAGGAGGAGGCCGTGCCCGAGCGCTGCCCGGCGTGCGGCCACGCAGGCTTGTTCCCGCTCGGGTTCGGGACCGAGCGCGTGGAGGAGGAAGTGCGGCGTGAGCTGCCGGACGCCCGCATCGTGCGGATCGATCGGGACACGGTGAGCCGCCCGGAAGACCTGGTGGAAAGCCTCGACGCCGTTCGATCCGGGCGCGCCAACGTACTCATCGGAACGCAGATGGTGGGCAAGGGGCACGATTTTCCCGACATTACGCTGGTCGGGGTGATCAATGCGGATACGGCGCTGCAGTTCCCCGATTTCCGCGCGGGAGAGACGACGGTGCAGCTGCTCATGCAGGTGGCGGGGCGGGCCGGGCGCGGCGAACAGCCCGGGCGGGTGATTCTCCAGACTTACAACCAGTTCCATTACACCCTCGAAGCGGTGCTGGCGCTCGACTACGAAAGGTTCTGCGACATCGAGCTGCAATCGCGCGAACAACTTCGGTACCCGCCGTTCGCGAGGTTCCTGAAATTCCTGGTGACTTCGCGCAGCGAGGCGCAGACACGCGAGGCCGCCCGACGGCTGGCCGCCCTGTGCCGGGAGACGGCGGAACGGTTCGACGCTTCGGGGCGCCCGGCAGCCGTTCTCGGACCGTCCCCCGCTCCCCTGCTCAAGCTCAAGGACCGCTACCGCTGGCACGTTTTCGTCAAGGCCTGGACGAGCCGCGACCTGCAGGATTTCACGGAAACCGTTCTGAGCGGCGCGCGAAGCGATCCCGCGTTGAGGCGCGTTCAGCTGGCCGTGGACCGCGACCCGATGATGAGCATGTGA